One Phaseolus vulgaris cultivar G19833 chromosome 2, P. vulgaris v2.0, whole genome shotgun sequence DNA window includes the following coding sequences:
- the LOC137812273 gene encoding putative receptor-like protein kinase At3g47110 gives MALSSQLLVHFGLLLILLHLHLHHLFIGVSAATLSITTDTEALISFKSQLRNDTLSHLSSWNQNSSPCNWTGVQCDRLGQRVTDLELSGLGLSGHLSPYIGNLSSLQSLQLQNNQLTGLIPDQIGNLFSLRVLNMSSNMLEGKLPSNITHLNELQILDLSSNKIVSKIPEDIGSLKRLEVLKLGKNSLYGAIPASLGNISSLKNISFGTNFLTGWIPSDLGRLHDLIELDLILNNLNGTVPPVIYNSSSLVNFALASNSLWGEIPQDVGLKLPKLIVFNICFNYFTGGIPGSLHNLTNIQVIRMASNFLEGTVPPGLGNLPFLRMYNIGYNRIVSSGVTGLDFITSLTNSTRLNFLAIDGNMLEGVIPETIGNLSKDLSTLYMGQNRFNGSIPTSIGLLTGLKLLNISYNSISGEIPHELGQLAELQELSLAGNEISGVIPDSLGNLLKLNLIDLSRNKLVGRIPTSFGNLQSLLYMDLSSNQLNESIPIEILNLPSLSNVLNLSMNSLSGPIPQIGRLSGVASIDFSSNQLDGDIPSSFSNCLSLEKLFLTRNQLSGSIPKALGEVRGLETLDLSSNQLSGTIPVELQNLQVLRLLNLSYNDLEGAIPSGGVFQNLSAVHLEGNGNLCLQSPCVNRGEGRRNVRHYIIVAVAVALVLCLTIGSILYIKSRKVKVSSSSSSELLKLLALMISYDELRLATEEFNQENLLGVGSFGSVYKANLTYGTTVAVKVLDTLRTGSLKSFFAECEAMKNLRHRNLVKLITSCSSVDFKNNDFLALVYEYLCNGSLEDWIKGKRKHANGNRLNLIERLNIAIDVACALDYLHNDSEIPVVHCDLKPSNILLDTDMTAKVGDFGLARLLIQRSTNQVSISSSRVLRGSIGYIPPEYGWGEKACAAGDVYSFGIVLLELFSGKSPTDECFTGGLNIRRWVHSAFKEKTMEVIDPELVSLILYDDPSEGQNNVQVYCVDAILGVAIACTADNPDERIGIRDAVRQLKASRDSLNHSDHTSTAHIVSLK, from the exons ATGGCTTTGTCTTCTCAATTACTTGTTCATTTTGGCTTATTACTCATCCTCCTCCACCTTCACCTACACCACCTCTTCATTGGTGTATCAGCAGCCACTTTAAGCATCACCACAGACACAGAAGCCTTGATCTCATTCAAGTCTCAACTCAGAAATGACACTCTCAGTCACTTATCTTCCTGGAACCAAAATTCATCCCCATGCAATTGGACCGGTGTCCAATGTGACAGGCTTGGCCAAAGAGTCACTGACTTGGAGCTTTCAGGTTTGGGACTCTCAGGCCACTTAAGTCCTTATATTGGTAACCTCTCCTCTCTTCAGTCCCTCCAATTGCAGAATAACCAACTCACTGGACTCATTCCTGACCAAATTGGCAACCTATTCAGTTTGAGAGTTCTAAATATGAGCTCTAATATGTTAGAAGGAAAACTTCCTTCCAACATCACCCACTTGAATGAGCTTCAGATTCTTGATTTATCCTCAAACAAGATTGTCAGCAAGATTCCTGAAGACATCGGCAGCTTGAAAAGGCTTGAGGTTTTGAAACTGGGAAAGAATAGCCTCTATGGTGCAATCCCAGCATCTCTAGGAAATATTTCTTCTCTCAAAAATATCAGTTTTGGCACCAACTTTCTCACTGGTTGGATTCCCAGTGACTTGGGTAGGCTGCATGATTTGATTGAGCTTGATCTCATTCTTAACAATCTCAATGGAACTGTTCCACCTGTTATATACAACTCATCTTCCCTCGTTAACTTTGCCTTAGCTTCAAACTCTTTGTGGGGTGAGATTCCTCAGGATGTTGGTCTCAAACTTCCAAAACTCATAGTGTTCAATATCTGCTTCAATTATTTCACTGGTGGAATTCCAGGGTCTTTGCACAACCTCACCAACATTCAGGTCATTCGCATGGCTTCCAACTTTTTGGAAGGAACTGTGCCACCTGGTTTGGGAAATCTCCCATTTCTTCGCATGTATAATATTGGTTATAACAGAATAGTGAGTTCAGGTGTCACAGGTTTAGACTTCATTACTTCTTTGACAAACAGTACTCGACTCAACTTTCTGGCAATTGATGGAAATATGCTGGAAGGTGTGATTCCTGAAACCATTGGAAATCTCTCCAAGGACCTGTCAACATTATACATGGGACAGAATCGTTTCAATGGAAGCATACCTACCTCCATTGGTCTTCTTACTGGCTTGAAGTTGTTAAACATAAGCTACAATTCAATCTCTGGAGAAATCCCACATGAGTTAGGCCAGTTAGCGGAACTACAAGAACTATCTCTAGCTGGAAATGAGATATCAGGGGTTATTCCAGACTCCCTTGGTAACCTACTCAAGTTAAACCTGATTGATTTGTCAAGAAACAAACTTGTGGGGAGAATACCTACCAGTTTTGGGAATTTGCAAAGTCTGCTTTACATGGACTTATCAAGCAACCAACTCAATGAAAGCATTCCTATAGAAATCCTCAATCTCCCAAGTTTGAGCAATGTTTTGAATTTGTCAATGAACTCTTTGAGTGGACCAATACCTCAAATTGGGAGATTGAGTGGTGTTGCCTCCATTGACTTTTCTAGCAACCAATTGGATGGTGACATCCCCAGTTCATTCAGCAATTGTCTCAGCttggaaaaattatttttgaccAGGAATCAGCTTTCAGGCTCCATTCCAAAGGCTCTTGGAGAAGTGAGAGGCTTGGAAACTTTGGACCTATCCTCCAACCAACTCTCTGGAACCATTCCTGTTGAACTTCAAAACTTACAGGTGCTTAGGCTCTTAAACCTCTCGTATAATGATTTAGAAGGAGCAATTCCAAGTGGTGGAGTTTTCCAAAATCTCTCTGCTGTACATTTAGAGGGCAATGGAAATCTCTGCTTGCAATCCCCGTGTGTGAATCGTGGCGAAGGAAGACGAAATGTAAGACATTACATCATCGTAGCCGTTGCAGTAGCATTGGTTCTGTGTCTCACAATTGGCTCAATACTATATATAAAGAGCAGAAAGGTGAaggtatcatcatcatcatcatctgaACTGCTAAAGCTTCTTGCACTAATGATCTCTTATGATGAGCTTCGTTTAGCAACCGAGGAGTTCAACCAGGAAAACTTACTAGGTGTTGGGAGCTTTGGCTCAGTTTACAAAGCCAATCTAACTTATGGAACTACTGTTGCAGTGAAAGTTCTTGACACCCTAAGAACTGGTTCTCTAAAGAGTTTCTTTGCAGAATGTGAGGCTATGAAGAACTTGAGGCATCGAAATCTGGTTAAGCTCATCACATCATGCTCCAGTGTTGACTTCAAAAACAATGACTTTCTGGCTTTGGTGTATGAGTATCTATGCAATGGTAGCTTGGAAGATTGGATTAAGGGGAAGAGAAAGCATGCAAACGGAAATCGGTTGAACCTTATTGAGAGACTGAACATAGCAATAGATGTTGCGTGTGCATTGGACTACCTGCACAATGATAGTGAAATCCCAGTTGTGCACTGTGATTTAAAGCCTAGCAACATTCTCTTGGACACAGACATGACGGCAAAGGTTGGAGACTTTGGATTGGCTAGGTTGCTTATTCAAAGATCAACCAATCAAGTTTCCATTAGCTCCAGTCGTGTTCTTAGGGGTTCTATCGGCTACATACCTCCAG AATATGGATGGGGAGAGAAAGCATGTGCAGCTGGAGATGTATATAGTTTTGGTATAGTGTTGCTAGAGTTATTCTCTGGGAAAAGTCCAACTGATGAATGTTTCACTGGAGGGCTAAACATAAGAAGATGGGTGCATTCAGCATTCAAAGAGAAGACAATGGAAGTCATTGACCCTGAGTTGGTGTCCCTCATTTTGTATGATGACCCTTCAGAAGGACAAAATAACGTACAAGTGTATTGTGTGGATGCAATTCTAGGAGTAGCCATAGCTTGTACTGCAGACAACCCAGATGAACGCATTGGCATTAGAGATGCTGTTCGCCAACTCAAAGCTTCTAGAGACTCTTTGAATCACTCTGATCACACTTCTACTGCACACATCGTTTCACTAAAGTAA
- the LOC137809508 gene encoding subtilisin-like protease SBT2.2, producing MNNEFNVYYSARGPDPEDSLPHEADIMKHNLVAPGNSIWAAWSSVAFDSVEFQGENFALMSGTGMAAPHVAGLAAPVKQKFPNFSPAAIGSSLSTSASLYDNNGRSILAQISYPTVDLNLSPATPFDMGSGFVNATAALNPGLLLVSSYDDYMSFLCGIDGSTPTVLNYTGQNCWTYNSTVYGPDLNLPSITIARLNQSRVVQRTIQNIAGNETYNVGFSAPYGTSMKVSPNHFSLGSGERQVLSVIFNATSNSSAASYGRIGLYGNKGHVVNIPVAVIFKIL from the exons ATGAATAACGAATTCAATGTGTATTACTCTGCCAGAGGACCCGATCCAGAGGACAGTCTTCCTCATGAAGCTGACATTATGAAACACAATTTGGTAGCACCTGGAAATTCTATATGGGCTGCTTGGAGTTCTGTTGCCTTTGATTCTGTTGAATTTCAAG GTGAGAATTTTGCATTGATGTCTGGCACAGGCATGGCTGCACCTCATGTTGCTGGTCTTGCTGCGCCAGTTAAGCAAAAGTTTCCCAATTTCAGTCCTGCAGCCATTGGATCCTCACTTTCCACCTCAGCTTCTCTGTATGACAACAATGGGAGGTCAATATTGGCTCAGATATCATATCCTACTGTAGACCTTAACCTATCTCCAGCAACTCCCTTTGACATGGGAAGTGGTTTTGTGAATGCTACTGCAGCATTAAATCCAGGATTACTCTTAGTTTCTA GCTATGATGATTACATGTCATTCCTATGTGGTATCGATGGTTCAACTCCTACAGTGCTAAACTACACCGGTCAAAATTGCTGGACTTATAACTCTACAGTATATGGCCCTGATCTGAACTTGCCCTCAATCACAATAGCAAGGTTGAACCAATCTAGAGTAGTGCAAAGAACAATCCAAAATATTGCTGGAAATGAAACATACAATGTTGGTTTTAGTGCTCCATATGGCACTTCTATGAAAGTGTCTCCCAATCACTTCTCTCTAGGCAGTGGGGAGAGACAAGTCTTGTCTGTGATCTTCAATGCAACCAGCAACAGCTCTGCTGCCAGCTATGGGAGAATCGGGCTGTATGGTAACAAAGGTCATGTTGTCAACATTCCTGTGGCAGTCATTTTCAAAATCTTATAA